The following proteins are co-located in the Gloeocapsa sp. DLM2.Bin57 genome:
- a CDS encoding UPF0175 family protein: MTTISLEIPEEILISLKETPENLSRELKILAAVKLFELGKLSSGRAAQLAGISRVEFLTILGRYQVSPFSLTTEQLEQDILNA; the protein is encoded by the coding sequence ATGACCACTATTTCCCTGGAAATCCCTGAAGAAATCTTAATTAGCCTCAAAGAAACTCCCGAAAATCTATCGAGAGAATTAAAAATATTGGCAGCGGTTAAACTCTTTGAACTTGGGAAGTTATCCTCAGGACGTGCTGCACAGTTAGCAGGAATATCACGAGTAGAATTTTTAACTATTTTAGGACGTTATCAAGTGTCTCCTTTTTCTTTAACTACTGAACAATTAGAACAAGATATTCTTAATGCCTAA
- a CDS encoding magnesium chelatase subunit H: protein MFTHVKSTIRHIAPENIGQRALVKVVYVVLEPQYQSSLAAAVNSINQHNPDLAIELSGYLLEELRNPENYSDFEAKISEANLFIASLIFIEDLATKIAATVKANRDNIDAIIVFPSMPEMMRLNKLGTFSMEQLGQSKSAIAQFMRKRKEKSGASFEDGMLKLLRTLPKVLKYMPLDKAQDARSFMLSFQYWLGGSSENIANFLIMIADKYVLHRQKTEGITYQEPLVYPDMGIWHPLAPTMFEDVQEYLKWYNDRPDIPGELKDPLAPCIGLILQRTHLVTGDDAHYVAMVQELESMGARVIAVFAGGLDFSKPIEEYFYDKSVKGVTPLPIVDSVVSLTGFALVGGPARQDHKTAVEALQRLNRPYMVALPLVFQTTEEWQDSDLGLHPIQVALQIAIPELDGAIEPLILSGRDGATGRAIALQDRIETIAQRALKWANLRKKPKLNKKVAITVFSFPPDKGNVGTAAYLDVFGSIYEVMQALQNNGYDIQDLPESASALMQEVLHDATAQYQSPQLNVAYRMSVEEYERLTPYSTRLEENWGPPPGELNSDGQNLLVYGKSFGNVFIGVQPTFGYEGDPMRLLFSRSASPHHGFAAYYTYLNQIWGADAVLHFGTHGSLEFMPGKQMGMSGTCYPDNLIGNIPNLYYYAANNPSEATIAKRRSYAETISYLTPPAENAGLYKGLKELSELIASYQTLKDTGRGVAILNSIVDKCRLVNLDQDITLPEEASNLTPEARDTVVGKVYQKLMEIESRLLPCGLHVIGKPPTATEAIATLVNIASLDRPEDEIVSLPRIIAESIGRDIEEIYQNNNNGVLADVELLQQITQATRKAVTALVETQTEADGRVNKVSRLNFFNLGKKAPWLESLIDSGYPKVDPELLKPLFEYLEFCLEQVCADNELGGLLKGLEGEYILPGPGGDPVRNPGVLPTGKNIHALDPQSIPTSAAVQSAKIVVDRLLERQKQDNGGKYPETIASVLWGTDNIKTYGESLAQILWMLGIKPKPDALGRINKLELVSLEELGRPRIDVVVNCSGVFRDLFINQMSLLDQAVKLAAEADEPLEMNYVRKHALEQAEELGVSVRDAATRVFSNASGSYAANVNLAVENSSWEEEAELQQMYLKRKSFAFNSDNPGVMGQNREIFEAALKTAEVTFQNLDSSEISLTDVSHYFDSDPTKVISTLRNDGKNPASYIADTTTANAQVRSLSETIRLDTRTKLLNPKWYEGMLNHGYEGVRELSKRLVNTMGWSATAGAVDNWVYEEANNTFIQDQEMCKRLMDLNPNSFRKIVGTLLEVNGRGYWETSETNLDRLRELYQEVEDRIEGVEA from the coding sequence ATGTTCACTCACGTCAAGTCCACCATTAGACATATCGCACCAGAAAACATAGGACAAAGAGCTTTAGTCAAGGTGGTCTATGTCGTGCTAGAACCACAATACCAAAGTTCTCTAGCCGCAGCAGTAAACTCGATTAATCAACATAACCCTGATTTAGCGATAGAGCTGAGTGGATACCTACTAGAAGAACTCAGAAATCCGGAGAATTACTCAGATTTCGAGGCAAAAATCAGCGAAGCGAACCTCTTTATCGCTTCCTTAATTTTTATAGAAGATCTAGCAACGAAGATAGCAGCAACAGTCAAGGCAAACAGAGATAACATCGATGCAATTATAGTATTCCCCTCTATGCCAGAAATGATGCGCCTAAACAAACTAGGCACATTTTCTATGGAACAATTAGGGCAATCAAAAAGCGCGATCGCTCAATTCATGCGTAAGCGCAAAGAAAAATCAGGGGCATCCTTTGAAGACGGGATGTTAAAACTCTTGCGCACCTTACCAAAAGTGCTCAAATATATGCCCCTAGATAAAGCCCAAGACGCGCGCAGCTTCATGCTCAGTTTTCAATACTGGTTAGGAGGATCATCAGAAAATATCGCCAACTTCCTAATCATGATCGCTGATAAATACGTACTCCATCGACAAAAAACCGAAGGAATCACCTATCAAGAACCATTAGTATATCCAGATATGGGTATTTGGCATCCTCTTGCACCAACAATGTTTGAAGACGTGCAAGAGTATCTAAAATGGTACAACGATCGCCCAGACATTCCAGGAGAACTCAAAGATCCTCTAGCACCATGTATAGGGTTAATCTTACAAAGAACCCACCTAGTGACAGGAGACGACGCCCACTATGTAGCCATGGTGCAGGAACTCGAATCAATGGGAGCAAGAGTAATCGCAGTTTTTGCAGGTGGTTTAGACTTCTCCAAACCCATAGAAGAATACTTCTATGATAAAAGCGTCAAAGGCGTTACCCCCTTACCCATAGTAGATTCAGTAGTTTCCTTAACAGGATTCGCCTTAGTAGGAGGTCCGGCTCGACAAGACCATAAAACAGCGGTAGAAGCCCTACAAAGACTAAATCGTCCCTATATGGTAGCCCTACCCCTAGTGTTCCAAACTACCGAAGAATGGCAAGACAGCGATTTAGGATTACACCCAATTCAAGTAGCGTTACAAATAGCCATACCAGAATTAGACGGCGCGATTGAACCCCTAATCCTCTCAGGCAGAGATGGAGCAACAGGAAGAGCGATCGCCCTGCAAGATCGTATTGAAACCATCGCTCAAAGAGCCTTAAAATGGGCAAATCTGCGCAAAAAACCCAAATTAAACAAAAAAGTAGCTATAACCGTCTTCAGCTTCCCTCCCGACAAAGGTAACGTAGGTACAGCAGCTTATCTAGACGTATTTGGGTCAATTTATGAAGTCATGCAGGCTTTACAAAACAACGGCTATGACATTCAAGACTTACCCGAATCAGCATCCGCATTGATGCAGGAAGTCTTACACGACGCTACAGCCCAATATCAAAGCCCTCAACTCAACGTCGCCTATCGCATGAGCGTCGAAGAATACGAACGTCTCACCCCCTACTCAACCCGACTAGAAGAAAACTGGGGACCACCACCAGGAGAACTCAACAGCGATGGACAAAACCTACTAGTTTACGGGAAAAGCTTTGGTAACGTCTTTATCGGTGTTCAACCTACCTTTGGCTACGAAGGCGATCCCATGCGTCTATTATTCTCACGTTCAGCCAGCCCTCACCACGGTTTTGCTGCCTACTACACCTATTTAAACCAAATTTGGGGAGCGGACGCAGTACTACATTTTGGCACACATGGTTCACTAGAATTCATGCCAGGGAAACAAATGGGGATGTCAGGTACTTGTTACCCCGATAACCTAATTGGCAACATACCTAACCTCTATTACTACGCAGCTAATAACCCCTCAGAAGCAACCATCGCTAAACGTCGTAGTTACGCAGAGACGATCTCCTACCTCACCCCACCCGCAGAAAATGCAGGACTCTATAAAGGGTTAAAAGAATTATCAGAGTTAATCGCTTCCTACCAAACCCTTAAAGATACAGGCAGAGGAGTAGCTATCCTCAACAGTATCGTTGATAAATGTCGTTTAGTAAATCTTGACCAAGATATCACTTTACCCGAAGAAGCTAGTAACCTAACCCCTGAAGCAAGAGATACAGTAGTAGGCAAAGTCTATCAGAAATTGATGGAAATAGAGTCAAGACTGCTACCCTGTGGTTTACACGTCATTGGTAAACCCCCCACAGCGACTGAAGCGATCGCCACTCTAGTTAATATCGCTAGTTTAGATCGTCCCGAAGACGAGATCGTCTCTCTCCCTCGCATCATCGCCGAAAGTATAGGACGAGATATCGAGGAAATCTACCAAAATAATAACAATGGCGTTCTCGCTGACGTAGAATTACTACAACAAATCACCCAAGCTACCCGTAAAGCAGTAACCGCACTAGTAGAAACTCAAACCGAAGCAGACGGAAGAGTTAACAAAGTTTCCCGTCTCAACTTCTTTAACCTAGGTAAAAAAGCACCCTGGTTAGAAAGTTTGATAGACTCTGGTTATCCCAAAGTTGACCCAGAATTACTCAAACCACTCTTTGAATACCTCGAATTCTGTTTAGAGCAAGTTTGTGCGGATAACGAATTAGGAGGACTCCTCAAAGGTTTAGAAGGTGAATATATTCTCCCTGGACCAGGTGGAGACCCCGTACGTAATCCTGGAGTATTACCAACTGGTAAAAATATCCACGCTCTCGATCCGCAATCTATTCCCACCAGTGCTGCGGTACAATCAGCTAAAATCGTGGTTGACCGCCTTTTAGAACGTCAAAAACAAGACAATGGCGGTAAATACCCCGAAACCATCGCCTCCGTACTTTGGGGAACAGATAACATCAAAACTTACGGCGAATCCCTAGCTCAAATCCTCTGGATGTTAGGAATTAAACCCAAACCCGACGCACTCGGAAGAATCAATAAACTCGAATTAGTATCCCTAGAAGAATTAGGACGTCCACGTATCGACGTAGTAGTTAACTGTTCAGGAGTATTCCGAGATTTATTCATCAATCAGATGAGTTTATTAGACCAAGCGGTAAAATTAGCCGCCGAAGCTGACGAACCTTTAGAGATGAACTATGTACGTAAGCACGCACTCGAACAAGCCGAAGAATTAGGGGTTAGTGTTCGTGATGCAGCTACTCGCGTCTTCTCTAACGCTTCTGGATCTTATGCAGCTAACGTTAACCTCGCTGTAGAAAATAGTAGTTGGGAAGAAGAGGCAGAGTTACAACAGATGTATCTCAAGCGTAAGTCTTTCGCCTTTAACTCCGATAATCCAGGTGTGATGGGACAAAATCGCGAAATCTTTGAAGCTGCTTTAAAAACCGCTGAGGTTACCTTCCAAAACCTCGACTCTTCCGAAATCAGTCTCACCGACGTTTCCCACTACTTTGATTCTGATCCTACCAAGGTTATCTCCACCCTGAGAAACGATGGTAAAAACCCAGCTTCTTATATAGCTGATACCACCACCGCTAACGCTCAAGTCAGAAGTCTTTCCGAAACCATCCGTCTAGATACCCGTACTAAATTACTCAATCCTAAATGGTATGAAGGTATGCTCAACCACGGTTACGAAGGAGTTCGAGAACTATCTAAGCGTCTAGTTAATACCATGGGTTGGTCAGCTACCGCAGGAGCTGTGGATAATTGGGTTTATGAAGAGGCTAATAATACCTTTATTCAAGACCAAGAAATGTGTAAACGTCTCATGGATCTCAACCCCAATTCCTTCCGTAAAATCGTCGGAACACTTCTTGAAGTAAATGGACGTGGTTATTGGGAAACCTCCGAAACCAATCTCGATCGTCTCCGTGAACTTTATCAAGAAGTAGAAGATCGTATCGAAGGTGTAGAAGCTTAA